A single region of the Apodemus sylvaticus chromosome 7, mApoSyl1.1, whole genome shotgun sequence genome encodes:
- the LOC127690153 gene encoding olfactory receptor 7G2-like, giving the protein MNNMEKRNQTAFPGFRLLGLTEDPQLQPVLVSLFFSIYLVTLLGNLIIILISISDSHLHTPMYLFLSNLSLNDICLSTSTIPKMLVNIKENSQSITYKGCLTQMTFVLIFGGMENALLAVMAYDRYIAICHPLRYKVIMEPCFCVLLILLSILISVVDSLIHSLMVLRLSFCTHLEISNFFCELSQILKLACSDTLIDNVLIYLSLCIFTGIPISGIIFSYVYIISSILRMTSSEGKYKAFSTCGFHLSVISLFYGTGFGVYITSIVMDSSRKTAVASVMYCIVPQMLNPFIYSLRNRDMKEAVRKFFSRMTSFL; this is encoded by the coding sequence ATGAACAACATGGAAAAGAGAAACCAAACAGCTTTTCCAGGATTCCGTCTTCTGGGGCTGACAGAAGACCCACAACTGCAGCCTGTCTTGGTCAGCTTGTTCTTTTCTATATATCTGGTCACTCTCCTGGGAAACCTTATTATAATCTTGATTTCTATCTCAGATTCCCATCTTCATACACCTATGTACTTATTTCTCTCCAATTTGTCTTTAAATGACATCTGTTTAAGCACAAGCACAATCCCGAAGATGCTggtgaacataaaagaaaatagtcAAAGCATCACATACAAAGGCTGCCTCACTCAAATGACCTTTGTCTTAATTTTTGGTGGCATGGAAAACGCTCTCCTTGCAGTAATGGCTTATGACCGCTATATTGCTATTTGCCACCCTCTGAGGTACAAAGTCATCATGGAACCCTGTTTTTGTGTTCTTCTTATTCTATTATCCATTCTCATCAGTGTTGTGGATTCTTTGATACACAGCCTGATGGTACTAAGACTGTCATTCTGCACACACCTGGAAATATCAAATTTCTTCTGTGAACTTTCCCAGATCCTCAAGTTGGCCTGTTCTGATACTCTCATTGATAACGTATTGATCTATCTTTCTTTATGCATATTTACTGGTATTCCTATCTCTGGGATAATTTTTTCTTATGTTTACATAATATCTTCTATTTTGAGAATGACATCATCAGAAGGAAAGTACAAAGCCTTTTCCACCTGTGGGTTTCATCTTTCAGTTATTTCCTTGTTCTATGGGACCGGTTTTGGGGTGTACATTACATCTATTGTTATGGATTCATCCAGGAAGACTGCAGTAGCGTCAGTGATGTATTGTATTGTACCTCAGATGCTGAACCCTTTTATCTATAGTCTGAGGAACAGGGACATGAAAGAAGCTGTGAGAAAATTCTTCAGTCGTATGACTTCTTTTTTatga